The sequence CAGGTTTTAGTATATAAACATGCAATAACAACAGTTATGCCAAAAAGAGAGATTGAGTTTGTATATCCGGAGCAAGAAGAAGGAGAAATCTCAGAAGATTAATTTTTATTTTCAATAATTTTTTTCTGAAACCAATTCTTTAAATAATTTAATATATTTGTCCGTTGTGTTTTGTATAGAGTAGTAAGATGCTGTTTGGATAGCATTTTCGGAAATTCTTTCATACTCTTCTTGTGGCAGATTTAAAACATACTCCATTTTTTTTCTTAATCCTTCAAAATATCCAACTTCTACTGCAAATCCATTATATCCATCTTTTAAATATTCACCTATTCCGCCGGCAAGAGTTGATATAACTACTTTTCCGGTAGCCATAGCCTGTAATACTGCTCCGGCAATTCCTTCAAGATAAGAAGAAAAAACAAAAAAATCAGCCATATTAAGAAGCTGTGGAACATCTTTTCTAAAACCAAGGGCTATTACTCTATTTTCAACATTAAATTTTTTAGCTATTTCCGGTGCATATTTATCTGTATCAAGTCCTACAAGCATTAAATAGCAATTTTTACAATCAACTTTAGCAAATGTTTCTATAAGTTTATCCTGTCCTTTTACCTGAGGATTCCAATTAGCCACATTTATAAATAATACCGAATTTAAAGGAATGCCAAATTCTAATTTTCTTTCTTTTTTATTTTCAGGTTTAAATCTTGAAAAATCTATTCCACTTTCTATGGTAATTAATTTTTCCGGAAAAAAGTTGTTTTCTTCCAAAATATTTCTTATTTCTTTTGATACACAAACTATTTTATCTGAGATTTTATATTTTAAATTTTTTGATAAATATGAAGGAATAGAAGCAGACCTTTTAACTGTTATAAGTTTTGGTTTTTTCTTCAAGAATAGATAAACTACTCTTACAAAATCAAGGGTATGTGGAGAATTTGCCAAAACTATATCAAAATCCCCTTCTTTTATTATTTTCCAAAGTCTGTAATAATTCATTGGATTTAATCTGTTTGGTTTTTTATGGTTTTCAAAAAAATGAAATTTTACATTATAATCTTTCAATCTATCTACCATTTCTTGATATTGAAAAGAGATAGCCATATGAATATCTATATCTTCTCTTTTTGATAACTCCCTTGCAAGAAGATAAACCTGCTCTTTTGTTCCACCCCAGCCAAATCCATCAACAACGGATAAAACCTTTATCATTCGTTTTCCTCACAAAATCTCTCATAATCTTCTTTTGTATCTATTCCGATTGTATCTTTTGAAGCAAGTAAAACTTTTATTTTATAGCCGTGATATAAAGCTCTAAGTTGTTCAAGTTTTTCAAGCTCTTCTATAAAAGGATTGGATAGTTTGA is a genomic window of Venenivibrio stagnispumantis containing:
- a CDS encoding glycosyltransferase family 4 protein → MIKVLSVVDGFGWGGTKEQVYLLARELSKREDIDIHMAISFQYQEMVDRLKDYNVKFHFFENHKKPNRLNPMNYYRLWKIIKEGDFDIVLANSPHTLDFVRVVYLFLKKKPKLITVKRSASIPSYLSKNLKYKISDKIVCVSKEIRNILEENNFFPEKLITIESGIDFSRFKPENKKERKLEFGIPLNSVLFINVANWNPQVKGQDKLIETFAKVDCKNCYLMLVGLDTDKYAPEIAKKFNVENRVIALGFRKDVPQLLNMADFFVFSSYLEGIAGAVLQAMATGKVVISTLAGGIGEYLKDGYNGFAVEVGYFEGLRKKMEYVLNLPQEEYERISENAIQTASYYSIQNTTDKYIKLFKELVSEKNY